In Prosthecomicrobium sp. N25, one DNA window encodes the following:
- a CDS encoding peroxiredoxin gives MTVEVGQKLPEARFKVMTADGPAEKTTAEIFGGKKVVLVGVPGAFTPTCSMNHLPGFLDNLDVLKAKGVDEVAVVAVNDVFVMDAWAKASGGKDKVHFLADGSGAFAKATGLEIDLTGPGLGLRNKRYAMIVEDGTVTSLNVEDKPGVSISGAAHVLEQL, from the coding sequence ATGACGGTCGAAGTCGGTCAGAAGCTTCCGGAGGCCAGGTTCAAGGTGATGACGGCGGACGGCCCGGCCGAGAAGACCACCGCCGAGATCTTCGGCGGGAAGAAGGTCGTGCTCGTCGGCGTCCCCGGCGCCTTCACGCCGACCTGCTCGATGAACCACCTGCCTGGATTCCTGGACAACCTGGACGTCCTCAAGGCCAAGGGCGTCGACGAGGTGGCGGTCGTGGCGGTCAACGACGTCTTCGTCATGGACGCCTGGGCCAAGGCGTCGGGCGGCAAGGACAAGGTCCACTTCCTCGCGGACGGCTCCGGCGCCTTCGCCAAGGCGACCGGCCTCGAGATCGACCTCACCGGCCCCGGCCTGGGCCTGCGCAACAAGCGCTACGCCATGATCGTCGAGGACGGGACGGTCACGTCGCTCAACGTCGAGGACAAGCCCGGCGTCAGCATCTCCGGCGCGGCGCACGTCCTCGAGCAGCTCTGA
- a CDS encoding diacylglycerol/lipid kinase family protein: protein MTTAADPRGAGPGRVAGGARVLVVANPTAGGYRAERVAALVSACRSLGLRAEARLTTGPGDLGRIAADPELAADVLVVAGGDGSVNEAAAGLLRRAGPRPALAVLPSGTANVLAAELSLPRRPAEVAAAVAGGRTLPLWPGLANARPFLLMASAGFDAEVVHAVDPAAKRRWKKLAFVATAFGRGFRGGRPDLHVTADGERLTGRLAIVTKAARYGGPHVLVRAANVTRPGLHLVLVLTDRPVALMRLGLALLAGRVRPGPAVEIRAVRRVTLEADGPVPVPVQIDGEAFGTTPVTIEEAAECLRILVPPGPTP, encoded by the coding sequence GTGACGACGGCGGCGGACCCGCGAGGCGCCGGGCCGGGTCGGGTCGCCGGCGGCGCGCGCGTCCTCGTGGTCGCCAATCCGACGGCGGGCGGCTATCGGGCGGAGCGGGTCGCGGCGCTCGTCTCGGCCTGCAGGTCGCTCGGCCTGCGGGCGGAGGCCCGCCTGACCACGGGCCCGGGCGACCTCGGCCGGATCGCCGCGGATCCCGAGCTCGCGGCGGATGTGCTGGTGGTCGCCGGCGGCGACGGCTCGGTCAACGAGGCGGCGGCCGGCCTGCTCCGTCGCGCCGGTCCCCGGCCCGCGCTCGCCGTGCTTCCATCGGGCACCGCCAATGTGCTCGCCGCCGAGCTCTCGCTGCCGCGCCGGCCGGCCGAGGTCGCGGCGGCGGTCGCGGGCGGGCGGACGCTGCCGCTTTGGCCCGGCCTCGCCAACGCGCGACCGTTCCTGCTGATGGCCTCGGCCGGCTTCGACGCCGAGGTGGTGCATGCGGTCGACCCCGCCGCCAAGCGGCGCTGGAAGAAGCTCGCCTTCGTGGCGACCGCCTTCGGGCGCGGGTTCCGGGGCGGGCGCCCGGACCTGCATGTGACGGCGGACGGGGAGAGGCTGACGGGACGGCTCGCGATCGTCACCAAGGCCGCCCGCTACGGCGGCCCGCACGTGCTCGTGCGGGCGGCGAACGTGACCCGGCCCGGGCTGCACCTGGTGCTCGTCCTGACGGACAGGCCGGTGGCGCTCATGCGGCTCGGCCTGGCGCTGCTGGCCGGCCGCGTCCGGCCCGGCCCGGCCGTGGAGATCCGGGCGGTCCGCCGCGTCACCCTAGAGGCGGACGGTCCGGTGCCGGTGCCGGTGCAGATCGACGGCGAAGCCTTCGGGACCACGCCGGTCACGATCGAGGAGGCGGCCGAATGCCTCCGCATCCTGGTGCCGCCCGGCCCGACGCCGTGA
- the rnhA gene encoding ribonuclease HI: MSEAAEDRVEIYTDGACSGNPGPGGWGAILRFRGAEKELKGGEADTTNNRMEMMAAISALEALKRPCKADVYTDSAYLRGGITGWIHGWKRNGWRTADKKPVKNADLWQRLDLALKPHDIVWHWVKGHAGHPENERADELAREGMRPFLKGRRGPAADPGT; this comes from the coding sequence ATGAGCGAGGCGGCGGAGGACCGGGTCGAGATCTACACGGACGGCGCCTGCTCGGGCAATCCGGGGCCCGGTGGCTGGGGCGCGATCCTCCGCTTCCGGGGCGCCGAGAAGGAACTGAAGGGCGGCGAGGCCGACACGACCAACAACCGCATGGAGATGATGGCGGCGATCTCGGCGCTCGAGGCCCTGAAGCGGCCGTGCAAGGCGGATGTGTACACGGATTCCGCCTACCTGCGGGGCGGCATCACGGGCTGGATCCACGGCTGGAAGCGGAACGGCTGGAGGACCGCCGACAAGAAGCCGGTCAAGAACGCCGACCTCTGGCAGCGGCTCGACCTCGCGCTGAAGCCGCACGACATCGTCTGGCACTGGGTCAAGGGCCACGCGGGCCATCCGGAGAACGAGCGGGCCGACGAACTGGCGCGTGAGGGCATGCGGCCCTTCCTGAAGGGGCGCCGCGGCCCCGCGGCGGACCCGGGGACGTGA
- a CDS encoding homoserine kinase, with amino-acid sequence MAVYTEVTDEDLARFVEAYDIGRVLSYKGIAEGVENSNFLLHTERGSFILTLYEKRVDARDLPFFLGLMEHLASRGITCPLPVKTRDGAMLGTLSGRPAAIVTFLEGMWVRRPSAQHCGAVGEALARFHLAGRNFAIRRPNALSVGSWRPLFERSRARADDVTRGLAAEVERELDHLETAWPADLPGGVIHADLFPDNVFFLGEKLSGLIDFYFACNDALAYDLAICLNSWCFEADLSFNLTKGRAMLMGYTRVRPLGPEECAALPLLCRGSALRFLLTRLYDWLNVPPGALVRPKDPLEYHRKLRFHRTISDPSGYGLDR; translated from the coding sequence ATGGCGGTCTATACGGAAGTCACCGACGAGGACCTCGCGCGCTTCGTCGAGGCCTACGACATCGGCCGCGTGCTCTCCTACAAGGGCATCGCGGAGGGCGTCGAGAACTCCAATTTCCTGCTCCATACCGAGCGCGGCTCCTTCATCCTGACGCTCTACGAGAAGCGGGTCGACGCCCGCGACCTGCCCTTCTTCCTGGGGCTCATGGAGCACCTGGCGTCGCGCGGGATCACCTGCCCGCTGCCGGTCAAGACCCGGGACGGCGCCATGCTGGGCACGCTGTCCGGGCGGCCGGCGGCGATCGTGACGTTCCTGGAAGGCATGTGGGTCCGGCGGCCGAGCGCGCAGCATTGCGGGGCGGTCGGGGAGGCGCTGGCGCGCTTCCACCTGGCCGGCCGGAATTTCGCGATCCGGCGGCCGAACGCGCTCTCGGTCGGGTCCTGGCGGCCGCTCTTCGAGCGGTCCCGGGCGCGGGCCGACGACGTGACGCGCGGGCTCGCCGCGGAGGTCGAGCGGGAACTCGACCATCTGGAGACGGCCTGGCCCGCGGATCTGCCGGGCGGGGTCATCCACGCGGACCTCTTCCCCGACAATGTCTTCTTCCTCGGCGAGAAGCTGTCCGGCCTCATCGATTTCTACTTCGCCTGTAACGACGCCCTGGCGTACGACCTGGCGATCTGCCTGAACTCCTGGTGCTTCGAGGCCGACCTTTCGTTCAACCTCACGAAGGGCCGGGCGATGCTGATGGGCTACACGCGGGTGCGGCCGCTCGGGCCGGAGGAGTGTGCGGCGCTGCCGCTGCTCTGCCGGGGATCGGCGCTGCGCTTCCTGCTGACGCGGCTCTACGACTGGCTGAACGTCCCGCCGGGGGCGCTGGTGAGGCCCAAGGACCCGCTCGAATACCATCGCAAGCTGCGCTTCCACCGGACCATCTCGGATCCGTCCGGCTACGGCCTCGACCGATGA
- the ispH gene encoding 4-hydroxy-3-methylbut-2-enyl diphosphate reductase, translating into MTSDKPPLTILLAAPRGFCAGVDRAIQIVELALEKYGAPVYVRHEIVHNRFVVETLKAKGAVFVEELDEIPETGQPVIFSAHGVPKSVPATARDRGLFHLDATCPLVTKVHREAEIHHRKGFHVVLIGHAGHPEVVGTMGQLPAGAVTLVETAEDVAALPFADDAPLAYTTQTTLSLDDTRVIVEALLARFPAIRGPHKEDICYATTNRQLAVKALAPTVDALIVVGAPNSSNSQRLREVAERAGCPIAVLIQRAADIDWRVFSGLRRLAVTAGASAPEVLVEEVLEAFAARYEIRVETVRTADESVTFNLPRDLRDVAAAGPRASSLSAAE; encoded by the coding sequence ATGACGTCCGACAAGCCGCCCCTGACGATCCTGCTCGCGGCCCCACGCGGTTTCTGCGCCGGGGTCGACCGGGCCATCCAGATCGTCGAGCTCGCGCTCGAGAAGTATGGCGCGCCGGTCTACGTGCGGCACGAGATCGTGCACAACCGCTTCGTGGTCGAGACCCTGAAGGCGAAGGGGGCCGTCTTCGTCGAGGAGCTCGACGAGATCCCGGAGACCGGCCAGCCGGTGATCTTCTCGGCCCACGGGGTGCCGAAGTCTGTGCCGGCAACGGCGCGCGACCGCGGGCTCTTCCACCTGGACGCCACCTGCCCGCTCGTCACCAAGGTGCACCGCGAGGCCGAGATCCATCACCGCAAGGGCTTCCATGTCGTGCTGATCGGGCATGCGGGCCACCCGGAGGTGGTCGGCACCATGGGGCAGCTCCCCGCGGGGGCCGTCACGCTGGTGGAGACGGCCGAGGACGTGGCCGCCCTGCCCTTCGCGGACGACGCGCCGCTCGCCTATACGACCCAGACGACGCTGTCGCTCGACGACACGCGCGTGATCGTGGAGGCGCTGCTGGCGCGCTTCCCGGCGATCCGGGGGCCGCACAAGGAGGACATCTGCTACGCCACCACGAACCGGCAGCTCGCCGTCAAGGCGCTGGCGCCGACGGTGGACGCGCTCATCGTCGTCGGCGCGCCGAACTCGTCGAACTCGCAGCGCCTGCGCGAGGTGGCGGAGCGGGCCGGCTGCCCGATCGCGGTGCTGATCCAGCGGGCGGCGGACATCGACTGGAGGGTCTTCTCGGGCCTGCGCCGGCTCGCCGTGACGGCGGGAGCCTCGGCGCCGGAGGTGCTGGTCGAGGAGGTGCTCGAGGCCTTCGCGGCGCGCTACGAGATCCGGGTCGAGACGGTGCGCACGGCGGACGAATCGGTCACGTTCAACCTGCCGCGCGACCTCCGCGACGTCGCGGCGGCGGGGCCGCGCGCCTCCTCCCTGTCGGCGGCCGAGTGA
- the gcvT gene encoding glycine cleavage system aminomethyltransferase GcvT has translation MTEPSSEDPQGELLATPLYGLHVALGARMVPFAGYAMPVQYPAGILAEHKWTREAAGLFDVSHMGQAVVEAPDWATAAAALETLVPADVAGLAPGRQRYTQLLNEAGGIVDDLMIARPADPASGRLMLVLNASRKHVDVATIAARLPAGVTIAPQPDRALLALQGPKAGAVLEAMAPDLAGTIFMDVRTVSLDGWIDATVSRSGYTGEDGFEISVAADVAEALARRLLDHPDVHPIGLGARDSLRLEAGLCLYGHEIDETTSPVEAGLVWSIQKRRRDEGGFPGIDRFRREMAEGPARVRVGILPEGRAPAREGTEIRARDGRPVGVVTSGGFAPTLNAPVAMGYVEPALAAPGTELDLVVRGKPLPARVAALPFVLTRFKRRSL, from the coding sequence ATGACCGAACCCAGTTCCGAAGACCCGCAAGGCGAGCTCCTCGCCACGCCCCTCTATGGCCTGCACGTCGCGCTCGGCGCCCGCATGGTGCCCTTCGCGGGCTATGCCATGCCGGTCCAGTACCCGGCCGGCATCCTGGCCGAGCACAAGTGGACGCGCGAGGCCGCCGGCCTGTTCGACGTCTCCCACATGGGCCAGGCTGTGGTCGAAGCCCCGGACTGGGCGACCGCCGCCGCGGCGCTCGAGACCCTGGTGCCCGCCGACGTCGCCGGCCTAGCGCCCGGCCGCCAGCGCTACACCCAGCTCCTCAACGAGGCCGGCGGGATCGTCGACGACCTGATGATCGCCCGCCCCGCCGACCCGGCGAGCGGCCGGCTCATGCTCGTCCTGAATGCATCCCGCAAGCATGTGGACGTCGCAACGATCGCGGCGCGCCTGCCCGCGGGCGTCACAATCGCGCCCCAGCCGGACCGCGCCCTCCTGGCCCTCCAGGGCCCGAAGGCCGGCGCGGTCCTGGAGGCGATGGCGCCGGACCTCGCCGGCACGATCTTCATGGACGTGCGGACCGTGAGCCTCGACGGCTGGATCGACGCGACCGTCAGCCGCTCCGGCTACACGGGCGAGGACGGCTTCGAGATCTCGGTCGCCGCCGACGTCGCCGAGGCGCTCGCGCGCCGGCTCCTCGACCATCCGGACGTGCATCCGATCGGCCTCGGCGCCCGCGACAGCCTGCGCCTCGAGGCCGGCCTCTGCCTCTACGGTCACGAGATCGACGAGACGACGAGTCCGGTCGAGGCCGGCCTGGTCTGGTCGATCCAGAAGCGCCGGCGCGACGAGGGCGGCTTCCCGGGCATCGACCGGTTCCGCCGCGAGATGGCGGAGGGCCCGGCCCGGGTCCGCGTCGGCATCCTGCCCGAGGGCCGCGCGCCGGCCCGCGAGGGCACGGAGATCCGTGCGCGCGACGGCCGCCCGGTCGGCGTCGTCACCTCCGGCGGCTTCGCCCCGACCCTGAACGCCCCGGTCGCCATGGGCTATGTCGAGCCCGCGCTCGCCGCCCCGGGCACCGAACTCGACCTCGTCGTGCGCGGCAAGCCGCTGCCGGCGCGCGTCGCCGCCCTGCCGTTCGTCCTCACCCGCTTCAAGCGCCGGTCCCTTTGA
- the gcvH gene encoding glycine cleavage system protein GcvH: protein MTLYSRDHEWIRIDGNVATIGISQYAQAQLGDVVFVDLPETGKAIEKGKEAAVVESVKAASEVYAPISGTVFEVNAALTDNPGLVNEDPEGRGWFVKLHVPQGTDTSHLLSEADYKAYLDTL, encoded by the coding sequence ATGACCCTCTATTCCCGCGACCACGAATGGATCCGCATCGACGGCAACGTCGCCACGATCGGCATCTCGCAATACGCCCAGGCCCAGCTCGGCGACGTCGTCTTCGTGGACCTGCCCGAGACCGGCAAGGCGATCGAGAAGGGCAAGGAGGCGGCGGTGGTGGAATCCGTCAAGGCCGCCTCGGAGGTCTACGCCCCGATCTCCGGCACCGTCTTCGAGGTCAATGCCGCGCTGACCGACAATCCGGGCCTCGTCAACGAGGATCCGGAAGGCCGGGGCTGGTTCGTTAAGCTGCATGTCCCGCAGGGCACCGACACGAGCCACCTCCTCTCCGAGGCCGACTACAAGGCCTACCTGGACACGCTCTGA
- the gcvPA gene encoding aminomethyl-transferring glycine dehydrogenase subunit GcvPA, with protein MRYLPLTPTDRAEMLARIGVPDVDALFADVPAGKLLSDLIDLPKARGELEVERLMGRMAARTVPASSVPFFVGAGAYKHHVPATVDHLIQRSEFLTSYTPYQPEITQGTLQYLFEFQTQVANLTGMEVANASMYDGSTATGEAVLMAHRLTRRSKAVVSGGLHPQYRAVVETLSDMAGDTVAALAPDPRGTEDILAAIDKDTSCVVVQTPSFYGQLIDLAPIAEKAHAVGALVVAVFTEVVSLGLLEPPGARGADIVVGEGQSIGNALGFGGPYVGLMATRQKYVRQMPGRLCGETVDAENRRGFVLTLSTREQHIRRDKATSNICTNSGLCCLAFTIHMSLLGEAGLSRLALLNHEAAVKLADRLAAVPGVEVLNPAFFNEFTIRVPGDAAAVIERLAERGILGGLPVSRLEPGRGLDDLIVVAATEVNTEDDRQAYAETLRAVL; from the coding sequence ATGCGCTACCTGCCGCTGACCCCGACTGACCGGGCCGAGATGCTCGCCCGCATCGGCGTCCCCGACGTGGACGCCCTCTTTGCCGACGTGCCCGCCGGCAAGCTCCTCTCCGACCTGATCGACCTGCCCAAGGCCAGGGGCGAGCTCGAGGTCGAGCGCCTGATGGGCCGCATGGCCGCCCGCACCGTGCCGGCCTCGTCGGTCCCCTTCTTCGTCGGCGCCGGCGCCTACAAGCACCACGTCCCGGCGACCGTCGACCACCTGATCCAGCGCTCGGAGTTCCTGACCTCCTACACGCCCTACCAGCCCGAGATCACCCAGGGCACCCTGCAGTATCTCTTCGAGTTCCAGACCCAGGTCGCCAACCTGACCGGCATGGAGGTCGCCAACGCCTCCATGTATGACGGCTCGACCGCCACCGGCGAGGCCGTCCTGATGGCCCACCGGCTCACCCGCCGGTCGAAGGCCGTCGTCTCCGGCGGCCTGCACCCGCAGTACCGGGCGGTCGTCGAGACCCTCTCCGACATGGCCGGCGACACCGTCGCGGCGCTCGCCCCCGACCCGCGCGGGACCGAGGACATCCTGGCCGCGATCGACAAGGACACGTCCTGCGTCGTCGTCCAGACCCCGTCCTTCTACGGCCAGCTGATCGACCTCGCTCCCATCGCCGAGAAGGCCCACGCGGTCGGCGCCCTGGTGGTCGCCGTCTTCACCGAGGTTGTCAGCCTCGGCCTCCTGGAGCCGCCAGGCGCGCGCGGCGCCGACATCGTCGTCGGCGAGGGCCAGTCGATCGGCAACGCCCTCGGCTTCGGCGGCCCCTATGTCGGCCTGATGGCGACGCGGCAGAAATACGTCCGCCAGATGCCCGGCCGGCTGTGCGGCGAGACGGTGGACGCGGAGAACCGCCGCGGCTTTGTCCTGACCCTGTCGACCCGCGAACAGCACATCCGCCGCGACAAGGCGACCTCCAACATCTGCACCAACTCCGGCCTCTGCTGCCTCGCCTTCACGATCCACATGTCGCTCCTCGGCGAAGCCGGCCTGTCGCGCCTCGCGCTCCTCAATCACGAGGCCGCCGTGAAGCTGGCAGACCGCCTCGCCGCCGTGCCGGGCGTGGAGGTGCTCAACCCGGCCTTCTTCAACGAGTTCACCATCCGGGTCCCGGGCGACGCCGCCGCCGTGATCGAGCGCCTCGCCGAGCGCGGCATCCTCGGCGGCCTGCCGGTGTCGCGCCTGGAGCCGGGCAGGGGGCTCGACGACCTGATCGTCGTCGCGGCCACCGAGGTGAACACCGAAGACGACCGCCAGGCCTACGCGGAGACGCTGCGCGCCGTCCTTTGA
- the gcvPB gene encoding aminomethyl-transferring glycine dehydrogenase subunit GcvPB encodes MLNDQGRPTRPETFQAHTPWTFTGNRALRVEEPLLFEIGRAETTGVDLPEPEGVPPRLGAHRRTTPIDLPGLTEPEAMRHYVRLSRSNYSIDTGLYPLGSCTMKHNPRLNEKMARLPGFSDAHPLQPLSTVRGAVEVIAELGRWLCALTGMQAVAMSPKAGAHGELCGMMAIKAAIRARGEERNVVLVPESAHGTNPATAALIGMTVRDVPARADGTVDVEEVKRLLGPDVAAIMLTNPNTCGIFEPEVAAIAEAVHAAGAYFYADGANFNAIVGKVLPGDLGVDAMHINLHKTFSTPHGGGGPGAGPVVLSGRLAPFAPLPFVRMENGTPVLVETPAATRDGETPFGRMTAFHGQMGMFTRALAYMLSHGSDGMRQASEDAVLAANYVRAGLADLMTLPFPNHPSMHEVLFDDRFLKDTGVTTLDFAKAMIDEGYHPMTMYFPLVVHGAMLIEPTESESKASLDLFVATLRDLVMAAQRGDTARFTQAPRFAPRRRLDETRAARSPKLKWDRPAPIPPAVAAE; translated from the coding sequence ATGCTGAACGACCAGGGTCGCCCCACCCGCCCCGAGACCTTCCAGGCGCACACGCCCTGGACCTTCACCGGCAATCGCGCGCTGCGGGTCGAGGAGCCGCTGCTCTTCGAGATCGGCCGCGCCGAGACCACCGGCGTCGACCTGCCCGAGCCCGAGGGCGTGCCGCCGCGCCTCGGCGCGCACCGCCGCACGACGCCGATCGACCTGCCCGGCCTGACCGAGCCCGAGGCCATGCGCCACTACGTGCGCCTGTCCCGGTCGAACTACTCGATCGACACCGGCCTCTATCCGCTCGGCTCCTGCACGATGAAGCACAACCCGCGCCTCAACGAGAAGATGGCCCGGCTGCCCGGCTTCTCCGACGCCCATCCGCTCCAGCCGCTGTCGACCGTCAGGGGCGCCGTCGAGGTGATCGCCGAGCTCGGCCGCTGGCTCTGCGCGCTGACCGGCATGCAGGCCGTCGCCATGAGCCCGAAGGCGGGGGCCCACGGCGAGCTCTGCGGCATGATGGCCATCAAGGCCGCGATCCGCGCGCGGGGCGAGGAGCGCAACGTCGTGCTCGTGCCCGAATCCGCCCACGGCACCAACCCGGCGACCGCCGCCCTGATCGGCATGACGGTCCGCGACGTGCCCGCCCGCGCCGACGGCACGGTCGACGTCGAGGAGGTGAAGCGCCTGCTCGGACCCGACGTCGCCGCCATCATGCTGACCAATCCCAACACCTGCGGCATCTTCGAGCCCGAGGTGGCGGCGATTGCCGAGGCGGTCCACGCGGCGGGCGCCTACTTCTACGCCGACGGCGCCAACTTCAACGCCATCGTCGGCAAGGTCCTGCCCGGCGACCTCGGCGTCGACGCCATGCACATTAACCTGCACAAGACCTTCTCGACGCCCCACGGCGGCGGCGGCCCGGGCGCCGGGCCGGTCGTCCTGTCGGGCCGCCTCGCGCCTTTCGCGCCGCTGCCCTTCGTGCGAATGGAGAACGGCACGCCGGTGCTCGTCGAGACGCCCGCCGCCACCCGCGACGGCGAGACCCCGTTCGGCCGCATGACCGCCTTCCACGGCCAGATGGGCATGTTCACCCGCGCGCTCGCCTACATGCTGAGTCATGGCTCGGACGGCATGCGCCAGGCCTCCGAGGACGCCGTGCTGGCCGCCAACTACGTGCGCGCCGGCCTCGCCGACTTGATGACGCTGCCCTTCCCCAACCACCCGTCCATGCACGAGGTGCTGTTCGACGATCGCTTCCTGAAGGACACCGGCGTCACCACGCTCGACTTCGCCAAGGCGATGATCGACGAGGGCTACCACCCGATGACCATGTACTTCCCCCTGGTCGTCCACGGCGCCATGCTGATCGAGCCGACCGAGAGCGAATCCAAGGCGAGCCTCGACCTCTTCGTCGCCACGCTGCGAGACCTCGTGATGGCGGCGCAGCGCGGCGACACGGCCCGCTTCACGCAGGCGCCGCGCTTCGCCCCGCGCCGCAGGCTGGACGAGACCCGCGCGGCGCGCTCCCCGAAGCTGAAGTGGGACCGCCCCGCCCCGATCCCGCCGGCCGTGGCCGCCGAATAG
- a CDS encoding DedA family protein: MTDFAAAAETFIREHHVWAGVLVGLLTFAESLAFVSFFVPATAILIAAGGLVGAGMVPLLDLVVGGVAGCLVGDTVSYWLGRRLGPHADRVWPFRTRPEMLAKGNAFFARHGWWGVFAGRFFGPLRAVVPLSAGIMGMRHGLFQGVSFGSALLFVPAMLAPGAVVAKGAEHADSWTALPALTILGTPILIGGYFLAKKMRARTGG, translated from the coding sequence ATGACGGATTTCGCCGCTGCCGCCGAGACCTTCATCCGCGAACACCACGTCTGGGCGGGCGTGCTCGTCGGGCTCCTCACCTTCGCCGAATCCCTTGCCTTCGTGAGCTTCTTCGTGCCGGCCACCGCTATCCTGATCGCGGCCGGCGGGCTGGTCGGCGCCGGCATGGTGCCGCTCCTCGACCTGGTGGTCGGCGGGGTCGCGGGCTGCCTCGTCGGCGACACGGTGTCGTACTGGCTCGGCCGCCGCCTCGGCCCGCACGCCGACCGGGTGTGGCCGTTCCGGACCCGGCCGGAGATGCTCGCCAAGGGCAACGCCTTCTTCGCCCGGCACGGGTGGTGGGGCGTGTTCGCCGGGCGCTTCTTCGGACCGCTCAGGGCCGTGGTGCCGCTCTCGGCCGGCATCATGGGCATGCGCCACGGGCTGTTCCAGGGCGTCAGCTTCGGCTCCGCCCTCCTGTTCGTACCCGCCATGCTGGCCCCCGGGGCCGTGGTGGCGAAGGGCGCCGAGCACGCGGACTCCTGGACCGCCCTCCCCGCCCTGACCATCCTGGGGACCCCCATCCTGATCGGCGGATATTTCCTGGCGAAGAAGATGCGGGCCCGCACGGGGGGCTGA
- a CDS encoding DedA family protein — protein sequence MPTDWSIDAILAFIAANKGWGTLLVGLMAFGESLAFVGVLIPATTVLIAAGALVGAGALPFWEVWAGGAIGASLGDAISYWIGRRLGPGVEQMWPFRSRPHWLAAGERVFARWGWAAVFFGRFIGPLRATVPLAAGIMAMPHWTFQAVNVASAIVWIPVLVAPGAAVSWLVDLGRGGRWWEAAGLGALLLAGLAGLVLFVRRNAPRWLGDGGRARKRGD from the coding sequence ATGCCCACGGACTGGTCGATCGACGCCATCCTGGCCTTCATCGCGGCCAACAAGGGCTGGGGCACGCTCCTGGTCGGCCTGATGGCCTTCGGCGAGTCGCTCGCCTTCGTGGGCGTGCTGATCCCGGCGACCACCGTCCTGATCGCCGCCGGGGCGCTCGTCGGGGCCGGCGCCCTGCCGTTCTGGGAGGTCTGGGCCGGCGGCGCGATCGGGGCGTCCCTCGGCGACGCCATCAGCTACTGGATCGGCCGCCGCCTCGGGCCGGGCGTCGAGCAGATGTGGCCGTTCCGGAGCCGGCCCCACTGGCTGGCGGCCGGCGAGCGGGTCTTCGCGCGCTGGGGCTGGGCCGCGGTCTTCTTCGGGCGCTTCATCGGACCGCTGAGGGCGACGGTGCCGCTCGCGGCCGGGATCATGGCCATGCCGCACTGGACCTTCCAGGCCGTCAACGTCGCTTCCGCCATCGTCTGGATCCCGGTTCTGGTCGCGCCCGGCGCGGCGGTCTCGTGGCTGGTCGACCTCGGGCGGGGGGGACGCTGGTGGGAAGCGGCCGGGCTCGGGGCCCTGCTCCTGGCCGGGCTGGCGGGGCTCGTGCTCTTCGTCCGGCGCAACGCGCCGCGCTGGCTCGGCGACGGCGGACGGGCCAGGAAGCGCGGCGACTGA
- a CDS encoding ArsR/SmtB family transcription factor, whose protein sequence is MRPLAHPSIDELTLAGLLHALSDPVRLDIVLCLSAASCEMNCISSAKELQGLSKSTLSHHFRILREAGLVRSERRGVELLNRLRLDEIERRFPGVVGAILAVRRAECRAEPRRDAVA, encoded by the coding sequence ATGCGTCCACTCGCGCATCCCAGCATCGACGAGCTCACGCTCGCGGGCCTGCTCCACGCCCTCTCCGACCCGGTCCGGCTCGACATCGTGCTGTGCCTCTCGGCGGCCAGCTGCGAGATGAACTGCATCAGCTCCGCCAAGGAACTGCAGGGCCTCTCCAAGTCCACCCTCTCCCACCACTTCCGCATCCTGCGCGAGGCCGGCCTGGTGCGCAGCGAGCGGCGCGGCGTCGAACTCCTGAACCGGCTGCGGCTCGACGAGATCGAGCGCCGCTTCCCCGGCGTGGTCGGCGCCATCCTGGCCGTTCGCAGGGCCGAGTGCCGCGCCGAACCGCGGCGGGACGCGGTCGCCTGA